AGCATCGTGTGATAGCAAATGCTGTCGATCCAGCGTCCCTCGGTACTCTTCACGCCACTTTTGGCGGAGTCGCGAAAGTTTTTGGCAGCGGTCGCAAAATCGCCATCCCAGAATGCACCGAACGAGAAGAAATAGCCGTCGTGGGGGGCCGACTTCGAACGCCCCTGAGCGCATAGTGTCGGGACGATGCTCAGTGTGAGCGCGACTACAGCAGCCGCGATCAGCAGTCGCTTGCCAAGGAGCTTGCACATTTGCATCGGGTGGGTGGTTGTCGACAAGTTCATCGATGCCGCCTTCTGCCGCTGGATTCGTCGCAAGTCTCGAGAATTCAAGACCTGTAGAACATGGAGAACACCAATCGTCTGCTTCGGCCATCACGCCTGCGGCTAGCGCCGGCGCGCAAGCCTAGCGGCGATCCGTGAGAGGTCAATTGTACGGCGCGTGCTGTCGCCTCGTCCAAAAGTTTTGCTCGCCCGAGTGACGAACTTCAGCTTTAGTAGGACGAATCGCGCCAGGTGTTACGATCCGAAAGGCCCGATTTCTCGCGGATTTACATGCGATTGTGAAAATCGTAACAAGCGACCACCGAAGTAAAGATTTTTCACCGTCGATCGAGTAGTTCCGCGATATGCACCACTTCGACAGGGTGTCCCTCACGATGCAACCGTCCCCCGATGTTCATCAAACAGCCGGTGTCGGTGGAGACAACAATGTCGGCTTGCGATTGCAAGATCGCCCGCACCTTGTCGTCGACCATATTCCCGGATACTTGGGGGTAGCGAACGGCGAACGAACCACCAAAGCCGCAACACTGATCTTCATGATAGAGCGGCACCACCTTGGCACCACTCACATGCGAGACCAACGTGGGAAGTTCGTGCTGCTGTCCTAGCAATCGCAAGTGGCAGGCAAAGTGACAGGCTACTTGGCCATTGAACTTCGCGCCGACATCAGTCACTTGCAATCGATTCACTAGGAAGTCGGTTAGTTCAAACGTTTTGCTGGCGAGTGCAGCGGCTCTTGGTCCCCAAACAGCGTCGTGCTCAAAGAGGTGGGGATACTCTTTTTTCACCATCGCCGCGCAGCTGCCGCTGGGAACGACAATCGTTTCGCACTTTTCAAAAACTTCGATCGTGTGACGCGCCACTTCACGAGCCTGATCGCTATAACCGCTGTTGAACATCGGTTGGCCACAGCAAGTTTGAGCGCGTGGAAAATCGAGCGTGTGTCCCAGCCTCTTCAGCAGCTTCACGGTCGCCTCACCTGCGGCAGGTCGGAACATATCTCCGAGGCAGGTGATCATGAGCGAGAGTTTCATCGAAGTAACTTCAGCAAGTTGCCAGCGGAATAGGAGGGGCGAGAGCAGAGGGGATTAAGCAACTACACATGGTCGGGCAAATTGCCGACCTCATCGAAGGGGAGAGGACGAGGTTCAGTCAGAATTGTGAGATCGGCCCGAGTTTGTGCCTCTTCGTAGTAGACTTCGCTACACTCGAGTTCCGCGACTTCCAGCGTGTTGTGAATCCACATCAGCTTGGCATTTTCCGGCGGAGTAAGTCCAATCGTGGGGAGAGCTGCGTCGAGAATTTCTCGATCGGTCGAGTAGTCGAGCGGCAACATGGCAGCGGTAGGGTGCCCACCGGTTAAGCAATTAATCCGTGTGATTTTTTGGTCGAGTTTCTCGATGACTCGGCTGCGACAAAACTCTGAAATTCCGACGCCGGTTCCGTTGCCGTGCGTCTCTTCGGTGAGATCGCGGATGGCGATCCGCTTCACCTTGGGCCATTCATGTTCCCACGCCACGTGATCGTTGTACTTGCGGCCGATCACATTCGTGTCCATTCCCGCGCCACTGATGTTCTTGCCGATCTGGTCAACGAGCAGCAAATCACAAACGGGGAATGGCAAACGAGGAATCCAGGCCTTAGCCAGCACCAGCAGTTCTTTCTCGCGATCCTCGAAATGCTGCGGCGCAATCGCCTCGATCTTGGCTGTTTCGTCAAATGCGTTCTCGACAATCGCCACGCCAGCTGCGATTCGACATTTGGCCAGCACTTCACGCGCAACACTTCGCAAAATTTGGCCGAAGCTGTAGTTCATGATCGCGCGGTGATAGATCTTCGCGCCACTATGCTTGCCGAGACCGATCAGCATCATCTTCATCAAGCCACTCTCGATATCACCGACAAAGCCGGTGTGTGGCTTAATGCGTCCCACCACAATCACATGGTCGGCTCCAAATGCATGGCGATCGAAGTGGACCGGAAAGCCTTCAGCCGCTTGGCAGACGATCACCGTCTCCATGCTCGAGCGAATTTCACACCCGAGGAATTCTTCGGTTATGCCGTATCCCTCGATGAGTCCTCGCTGCCCCTCGGCGGTTCCTCCACCATGACTTCCCATGGCGGGGACTATGAAGGGGATCGCTCCCAAACTGCGAACATGGTCGACAATCGACTTGATGATCCATTTGATGTTGGCAATTCCGCGACTACCCGCCGTGATCGCCACCGAACTTCCCGGCTGTATGGTCTGGCCGAGCCCGAGCTTTTGGAGTTCGGCTGTAGTGGTGCCAGGCACATCCTCGATACGCGTCGCATCAAAAGCTTGACGAACCCGAAAGATGCGGGGATACGAAGAATCCATAGCGGGCCACGATTTCAAGGCATGAGCGGGGAGGTAGATGCCACAATCCCTCGCATTCTACCCGCGCAGCAAGTCGCTCGCGACCGTTTCCAGCGCTGCAGTATTACTTAAGTAGCACAGCCTATGAGAGAGGATGCGCAAGACCGTTGATAAGCTGTTTCGGTCGCAAGCCACTTAGGCTGCGAGTCGATTGGGAACCATCATCGGCGCTGTTTCGGCAGCAATCGAGGGCTCGACCTTGCGAATGGTGGTTCCGCTTGAGGTATAGAACTTCAGCACGTTCTCCTCGACAAACCAGACGGCGTGTCCCCCATCGGTGGTGAACCGACGGCCGCAGTAGTGCCCCGCGCGAATCAAAATCGATTCTTCGAACGTGTCGCCACTCTTGAGACCGAGTTGACTGAAGGTCTCGGCGACAAGCTCGCGAACTCGCTGGGTTAGGACCGCGTGGTGCATGCCTGTTTCTCAATCAACGCAAAGGGAACCGACCTGCTCCCTGGAAATGTTCCAGCTGGAGGAGGAATAACGATGCTATCGGCTGTAATGTCTCGCTAGTTCACCCCTCATCGTCAGTACCGCCAAAGTTTGCCTATCCTGCCCATGTCAAACCTGCAGGGGTGGGTAAGAGCTACGGTGTGCCGAGCGTAAGCTCTTGCGGCCAGGGCATGGAGGCCGAATCAAAGCCAGTGACAGTGCTGGCAACGCTTTCCGGGCCCCATCGCTTTAGCCGGAGATGCTGTTGCTGCGGTTCCCCCCATGCCACGCCGCTGGCAGCACAGAATGTAAGGAGAGGTGCCATGAGTAGTCATGATGACTCACAGCACGGTGAGGAAATCGACGATGTGTCGCTCACCGATATGACAGCCGACGAGGTTCAGGAGTTGCTCAGCGAGTCGGGAATCGAAGTTTCGATTGCCGAAGTGGAGCACATGATGAGCCTGATTCTGAACACTGGCTCGATTGAAGAGGCCGTGCAGTTGCTCGCTCAATTGCCTCAACAGAAGGCAGCCTAGCCGAATGATTTAAGCGGCCGAGGCTTCCAGGCAACAAGAAACGCAAAACGCGGCAAGTTACACTATGTGGTAGTAACTGCCGCGTTCTGGTTGATTGAGTGATCCACTACCAGCAGCTTACGCTGACCATGGAGTGGCGGACGAGTTTGCCCGCCAACGCTGGCGATACTTAGCCGAGGAGCTTGGCGAGCGTATCGAGAGCAGCCTTCGCCTTGGCGATGCCACCCATTTGGTCGGCCAGCTTCTTGGCGGCGATCAGCGTATCGAGCGAGCTGTCACCAGCTGCAGGACCAGCGGCGGCCTTCTTGCCCGAACCTGGCTTGCGACCACGCTTGGCCTTAGGGGCTGCGCCTGCCTTTGCGCCCTTCTTGGCATTCGACAGAATCGTGCTGACAAAAGCGGGCGAAACCTTGTGACCTTCTTTGGTCAGGGCTTCAGCGATGGCGGTTGGACCGAGCTCAGGGTGATCTGCCTTGTACTTACGAATCACTTCCGACTTGCTTGGACCAGCTGCTGCTTTTTTCGCCATGATCTCATATTCCTTACGGGTGCAATAAATACCGAGACTTCACAGAATCTCTTTGTGCAAGACCCTATCCCTGATTATGAGGATTGTCAACAGCCACAGCACGCCAAGAGCCCCCTTTAAAGGGCATTCAAAGCGATCTCAAAAGCATTTTGAAGGCGCTAATCTAAACCCTCGTGGTTGTGTTGTGCGGCAAAAAATAGTTTGGTTCAAACAACCTTTTTGCGCTCGACCGCAACATCGAAGTGACCTTTTATCGACACCTTGTTGCAGCGAGGCTGCATGTAGTCATTGCACCACATTCTAAGCATCAAGCATGAAATTGTTAGCTCACCTAGGGGGTGTGTTCGCCGCATGCTAGGTAGTGATAGCCTAGCACCTGTTGCTCGATCGGACTTCACGCCTGGTGTATTATGAAGCTAATCGCGGCTGATACCTGGGTACGTTCTACGGTTTGCCGACGACCTAATTCCGCGTTGTGCTGCGTGTCAGGAATCTGCCTTTCACGGTCCGCCGAGGAAGGCACCATGATTTTCAAGAAAAATATTGGAATTCTTTCCTGGGAGGTGTTCTGACGATGACGAATACCCCTGCGGAAATCGCGACAGGTCCTTCTCTGCCGGTGCGTCCACGACGCACTCTCCTGGGGTTTGTGCTGCGATCGATCGTGCTCCTGTTGCTTCTGGCACCTGTAGCCTATGCCGTTTACGTTGGGGCTAAGACCGCTCTCTCGCGAGGTATTCCCGCTTCGCCAAGTGGCGGCAATGGCCGCGGCACTGAGGCAGCTTTAAGGGCCCCCGCGAACGTGGTAGCGTCAGGTACGATACAACCACTCGGTGTATCAGGGCGGGGCTCCACCCAACTCGCAGAGCAAATACTCGCCAGTGTTGTGATCTTAGAAGAAGATGGGCCGAGTGGGCTCACTCCTGTTGGCTCTGGATTTGTCGTCGGCGAGCATGGCAAAATTGTAACTTCGTTACATGTCGCGGTGGAAATGACGGCGGGAGTCGCCCGTTTTCAAGATGGACGTGTATTTGAGATTGAAGGCTATTTAGGAAGCAGCAAGGTCCATGATCTGGCCATCCTGCAATTAAAAGGGGCCACGACCGGTTTGGTACCCCTGCAGCTGGCCAAGGACGAACCGGCTCCTTTGGCACCGATTTTGGCGGTCGGACATCCGCAGGGGCTGGCGTTTTCGCTTGCCGATGGAGCTGTCAGCCGGGTGATTGCTACCGAGGAGATGCCCGACGCTTCTCGCCAATGGGTAAAAACACTCACGGGAACCGATACCAAGTCGCGCTGGATTCAGCACACGGCCAAACTATCGGATGGCAACAGCGGCGGGCCTCTCGTAAATACGCAGGGCGAAGTGCTGGGGGTGAATACATGGGTCGATCGCCAAACCGGATTTGGATATGCAATTGCCTCTCGCGCAATTCATGAGCTGCTGGAAGAGGTGCGCGATAATCCACTGCCACTGGTGGAACTGGCCACGAGCGAAGCGCGGCTGCGATCGCAGCTTTGGAATGCTTCCGCGAGCCGACTCGAGCGTCTGGCGCGTGACGCCAAAACCATGCGCTACCTGCCCGAGTCGGATACGGATCGGCAGTTGCTCGGTGAACTGGCGTGGTGCATCACACTCGCCAACAACCCCGAGCAGTTTGCTAAAACCGAATCGAAGGGAGAGCAGTTTGTCGATTTAGCGCGAGCGGCTGATCGGGCTGTCGCCGATCTCAAGCGTTACAAGTGGGGAGATGGTGTGCAGCTCATTCTGGTGAATGAATGGGCTGTCTCGCAGGTCTTTCGGCCGCACGCAGGAGTCTTTGCTTTTGTCGTGGTGAGACGCATGGTCGAGGGGGCCCGTGGTGAAGCGGCCCTGATCGTCGAAATCGCCGGGTATCAGCAAGAGCTCTTATTGCCCCTGGAGTCGAAACTCGACGTCCCAAAACCCGGGACCAATTTGCTGATCATCGGGGTGAATCGCGACGGACAATCGGTACGTTATGGCGATAATCCACTTCAGCCTCGAGTGGCACCGGTGATTTATGCGCCGATCTTATTGCCACTCGAATAACGGCGAAGTTGATCGCAGCGGCGTGCGACTCGCTTCTACTAAAGATCGCTATCCCAGCAAGTAACTCTTGAGGTAGTGATTTTCACGCGAGAGTTCGTCGTGCTGAGCTTTCACAATATCGCCGATCGATATGATCCCAACGATCTGATCGCCATCAATCACCGGAAGATGCCGAATGCGATGCTCGGTCATCAGTCCCATCGCATGATGGAGTTCGTCGGAAGCGTGGCAGATATACGGATCGCGCGTCATCCGATCGGCAACAAACGTATTCTCTAAGGTGCCTCGTTTTTCGGCGGCAAAACGCAGCAGATCACGTTCGGTAATGATCCCTAGCATCGGCTGTCGATCGGCTTTGCTTTCCCGCACCACCAACGAGCCGATGTTGTAGCGAACGAGCAGTTCTACGACCCGCGCGAGGGTGTCGCCCGGCTGGCATGTGAGAACAGCAGACCCCTTCGTTTGCAAGATATCGCGTACCTGCATGGTTGGACCTCCAGCAGCAAATGGAACCATCGCTGCAAACTAGAATTGGGAGAGACGAGTCCAAAGAGAAGCTTGCGGCTCAAAGCCCGTGATTAGCGAAGAAGTTGCAGGGACTGTTTTCGCTGTTCGTTGATGGCCATGAGCAACTCGCGCGAGCATAGAGGTTGTCGCGATGGGGACGCAAATCGATTTTGAGGAATCTTGTCAGATTGTGCGACAAATGCTTGTGAAAAATGTCACAGGCCGGGGATGTTGTCGTCTTCTAAAACCCCTCATCGAGGAGTTTTTTTAGTACCGCTGCTAAGTGGTCGATTTGCGAGGCATTGTTGTAGAGGTGATGCGAAACGCGGATGAAGCGGCGTCCTTCGAATTCGACGATCGGTACTTCGATTTGCCCTACTTCGAACAGTTTGGCTTGCAGCACACGGCGATCGCCAAAGCGGATTGGCAGGTGCACCATCGAAAGATTCCAAGGCTCGCCTGCCGGAGTGATCGGGGTTCCCTCTACCAGCGGCGCAAGTTTTTCGCGAGTGTAGTGGGATAGCCGCCGCGCGTGCTCGCGAAAGGTTTCGACACCGATCTGTTTCCAAAATTCGATGGCAGCAGCGATGCCGAGCCAGCTTCCATAGTCGCGCGTTCCACCCCACAGGAATTCATCGCGCCAGGTGAGGCGATCTTCGGGGAGCAAACGTCCCCAGCTAAGCTGCGGAACACGAATGGTGGCATGCCACTGCGGCGCGACCCACAAACAGCCGCTTCCAAGCGGGGCGCACATCCATTTGTGACAGCTGGCTGTATAGTAATCGACTCCTAGTTTTTCGGGATGCACGTCGACTTGCACCAAGGCATGCGGGCCGTCGACGGCTACGGCAATCCCGCGACGTTTGGCTTCGGCGGCGATCTCGGCAATAGGAAGCGTGATCGCGGTCGCCGAAGTGATGTGGCTCACCACGAGCAGTTTGGTTTGACGGGTGGCCACGGCGAAAATCGCATCAATCACTTGCTCGATCGATTCGATTCGCGCGGGCAAGCGTGCAGGAACCAGGAGTGCCTTCTTCTCCTGGCAACGTCGCTTCCAGATCCGCTCGACAGCGCCGTATTCGTGCGTCGGCAGAATCACCTGCTGGTTTTCTTCGAGTGGAAAGGAGTCGGCGATTACATTCATGCCAGCGGTGGCATTGTCGACGAGCACCAAATTGCTGGGATTTGTTTCCAACATCTGACCGAGCGCCTCGCATGTCTGAGCATAGGCAGGCTCCAGTTGACGCGTGAAGAAATCCATTGGCTCTTCATCAAGTGCACGTTGCCAGGCATGTTTGGCGGTCAAGACAGACGCAGGCGACGGGCCAAACGATCCATGATTCAGGTACGTCACACCGGGGCGAAGATTCCAGTGAGTGGCGGCGGTATGAGTCAGCGCTGCAGTGGACACACCTAAAACTTTCCGAAGAGTCGATCCGACACAAAGTGGTCAAAAAATGTGCGAGTGAAGAGTTGTCAATCAAGGAGCACTGCGGGGAGCGATCCAAAAGGGGCGATACACGAGCCCTCGAACGCTCGATGTTTTGGCGCTACCCAGTGGCCACGATCGGCTGTCGACCGAAACGGCACTATTGTCTCCCAGTACAGCGATTTCGTCGGCGCCGAGACGAACTTCCGAATCGTTGTCGGCAAATGTCGCCGGAGGGACGATCACATTGTCGCGGCGAATGCGAACCTCGGTGAGGGTAAGCGAAACGTTTGAGGCGCCGATCGCCACGGGGTCCATTATTTTCCCACGCACTGCGATGGGATCACGATAGGGATGCTCGATGATTGGCCGGCCGTTCCAGGCAACCAGAACGCGGCGGTCGATAAGCCCGGCCAGCAGCATCCCTCCCCGCTCCAGATTCGTGGCGAGTTTTTTTTCGTAGACCAATTTAGTTCCATCAAAGAGCTGTAGCAGCTGAGTGTCGGGGGAGATCGCTACTTGGAACGTTTTCGATTCATCTCGCAGTTTGACTGCAAACGTTCCAGCGCCAGAGCTAGTCAGGTGAGCTTCGAAAAACAGATCGCGCAAACGCGTCATCAGCCGCGAACTGTCGGGGTTGTAGCTGTCGTTATCGAGCACTTCAGAAAGAGTGGTGCGAGGAGCAGGGGATTCCCACGTGGTCCATTGCTGATAGGCGAGCCACTGTACGGGCAAACGGTCGGCCGGTTTGGGACTACCGTTTTCGCGAGCCGATGTTTGGTTCTGGTCGTCGAAAACAAGCTTGCCGGGAGTGATTTTCCAGTGGTTCTCGGTAGGACGCAGCCAGCGATCGACGTTGGAGATATGCCGCGAAGGATGGTTGTGATCGTAGACAGTGGAAAGTCTCGAAGTGAGGTCGTGTCGCAGTAGGGTCGATACGCGACTTCCTTGCACGACGAGATCGCCATCGACGGCCGACCACGTTTCGCCAGGAAGCGCAGCGAGTCGCTTCACGGCGAGTTCTGGCATACCGGGCTGTGATAGGCCGATGACATCGCCTCTTCGAAGCGAGCCGATGAGAAGTGGCCAGCGATCCATCACCACCACGTCCCCCGCGAGGCGTTCGGCTTCTTCGAGTTTAACCTCGCGATAACCGCAATTCGGGCAGACGATGCGCGGTGCTCGTGCGGCACCATCGGCATCGACGCGAAACTCGAATAGACAATCGTCGCATGTCAGATGGTAGTGAGCGCCGAGAAGCGTGGGAGCCATGGATGGCCCTTCGATCCGAATCGTGCGAAAGACACCATCGATAAACCACAGCCGCACAAGCATGAGGAGAAGCACGAGCGTCGCAACCGTGGCGACAGAAATCCGCGCAATGCGAGTGAATTGAGCTTCGCTGACGCGTGGCAATCGCTTGGATCGTTTCGGCACGCTGAGGGGGGGCGAAACTTCAGCGGTGATCGTCAGTTCTTCGGGCGTTGCCAAGTGGGATGCTCGTTCGTGGTGGCGTCGGTGAGGTGGCGTGGAACTTGATTTAATGGATCGTTGAAGTCACTTTAGTCTACTATCGACTGCGGAAGACAAAAAAGACTGCCGCGCACATGCAGAGACCGGCCCATAAAAAGTCGAGGTTGAGTCGCTGATTCATGTAGTAGATCGAGAAGGGAACAAAGACGGCAAGCGTGATGACTTCCTGCATGATTTTCAGCTGAGCGACAGAGAGATGAGCATCGTTGGCACCGATGCGATTGGCCGGGACCTGCAGCACGTACTCAAAAAAAGCGATTCCCCAACTCGTCAGGATGGCGATCAGCAGCGGTGCTTGCGACGCATGAACGGCCCCCTCTTCGGCCGTCTTTCGACCGAGATGACCGTACCAGGCATAGGTCATAAATGCGTTGGAGGCGATCAGAAGCAGAATTGTTTGAACAACCGGGGGAAGACCCATATCTGAAGAATCCTAGGAGAAAACGCTCGCGCTGGGGGGCAAACAAGCTTTGACTAACTGCTCGAGCCATGCTGCTGAGTCTCTCGCGCGGCCCTAAGTTCGCAAGAGGGGAAGGGGATCCGTAGCCAGAATTCCCGAAAACGGAAAGAACAGCCCCGCTGTGAAACGGACGAACTAAACTAAAGAGGCAGATCTACTTGGTGAGGGCGAAAAACGTTTTGGGGCTTCTGGAGTCGGCTTGTGCCTGAGGTTCGAACATTCGCAATGCTGCTGCTAATCGCGATGCTTGATTGCACGCTGTGGCCGTCGTCTGTGTGCGGCGAAGATCGCGCGGCTGTCGAGCATTTTCGTCGATCCGTGGCGCCGGTGCTCGTCGAGCTTTGTACGCAGTGCCATAACCCGCGCGATCAGTTTGCGGGGCTCGATTTAACGACGCGCGAGAGAACCCTTGCTGGCGGTGATGCGGGGGCTGTGCTCGAACTGGGGCGCCCGGAGCGCAGCTTGCTGTTATCGCGTATTGCCGATGGGAGCATGCCGCCGGAAGAGGATGGGCGCCGACTCTCGGAGCTTGAAGTCGAGGCGTTTCGAGTTTGGATTCGGGACGGACTCGCTTTTGATGAGCGTGCGATAAGTGGCACAGCTTCGCCGAATGCTACTCAGCCCGCTGTACCTGGGTACGCAGCATGCTCGTGGCAATGGCAGAGAAGACCGGTTCCATCGCTTCGAACTCGCGGCTTTCGCCTTGGTAGTGCCACACGAGGGTCATCGACGGGGTGCGCATCGCCCGGATCTTGGCTTCGACGAGCAGATCGAGGTAGAAAAAGCAGATGTCGACCCCGGTGAGCCTGGCGTCGACGAATTCTTCCTTCGATTCGAGCACTTCGAGATCGGGAAACTCCTCACGCAGGCTATCGACGTGGAAGTCGATCAGTTCCAGGATCTTATAATTGGCCGGGTAGGCGGTGAGTGTCCAAAAGCTGGTGTTGGGGCTCTGCAGCGTGACGGTCCGGGGCCAGTCGTCGGTCATTTCTTCGGTGATGGTCCACCCTTCGGGGTACATCAGCTCGACACCAAATTGCTTATAGACCAACGGCATGAGAGCAAACCTTCTCGGCAGGGAATGAGCTAGCAGGCTCGCGGGAGAGGGAGTGCTAGCTAAGAAACTCGATCGACTCTTGCACCGTACCGCGCCAGGTCGAGGTTCGGAAGCGGGGTGAGATGGGCGAACGCGGGTGTGTTCGAAGCTGCTAGCAGTTGCGCGTGAGAAAGTTGCCGTTGGCACCCAGCGTTAGAAAAGGTATAGCCCGCCTGAATTCTTGCGCAACAGCCAATTTCGGCAGCTGCTGAAGGTTGTCGCGAGAACCTGTTGCGACTCGGCAGCGTAAACGACGATAAGTGGCTCTGAGGCCACTGTTTTGGAGTGGTATCGCAGCCTGGCAAGATGCCTTGGCACGTGGCTCGGGAAGGAACCGATTGCGAGTGACGCTAGCACGCACCGACTGGACGACGATCGCTCCGCTTGCTTGTCAGGCCGGATCGTGGTGCGCTCGCTGCGGGCTGCTTGTGACGCTGATCGCCGTGATCTGTTGTTCGAGTGGTTGCCGAGCGCTACGTTGCCGTCAGCCCGATGAACAAATCTCGGCGGCTCGCGAGCTTTCGATTCGTGGTACCGACGCCCAGCGACGGGGCCAATGGGATCGGGCCGAGCAGTTTTATGCATCAGCCGTACAGCAGTGTCCGGCCGACGAACGTGCACGCTGCGGTCTTGCCGAATCGCTTTGGCAGCGGGGCAACCGCGAGCAAGCGGTGGCTCACATGGAGCAGGCTGTCAGGTTGAGTGGCAGCGACCCGCTCCGCCGCATTCAATTGGGGCAGATGTATCTTTCGGTAGGGCAGTTGCCTCGCGCGCTCGAGCAAGCCGACCTGGCGATCGAGGCGAATGGTTCACTGGCAGCCGCCTGGGCTCTGCGAGGCGACGTCTTTAAGCAAGAAGCTCGCTACAACGAGGCCCTCGCGTCGTATCATCGAGCCTTGGCGCATCAGGCCCACTATCCCGATGTGCAGTTGGCGGTGGCTGATGTCTACCAAAAGCAGGATCGACAGCTGCGGGCTCTTTCCACGGTACAGCAGCTTGCCGATCAATACCCACCGGGACAAACACCACCGCTGGTGCTATACCGGGAAGCCTTAGTCCTGAAGGACCTGAAACGCTACACCGATGCGGCCAATTCGCTTCTAGCGGCGAGCCGTCAGGACCCCCAGAGTGCCGAGTTGCTGTTTGAGCTTTCGCGTGTGCAAATGCTTGCAGGCGACCCTGCGAGTGCGCGGCTCTCGGTGCAAGCGGCATTGGCCCGCGATCCAAGTCATACCGCTTCACAAGCGATGTTTGCCGAGCTTGGAACGGCCGCCGATCGCGTTTCGACAGCCAGCTACCGAACCCAGCCGTAATCGAATTTGGCGAATCGTAGCGGATTCTCTTGACGGCGCAACACAGCCGGGTGACGATAAGAGTCTACGCATTTTCCGCTGCTTCAGGGGCCTTTGGTGGCGGTCAGGCGTAGGTTAAGGAAGTCGTCCCATGGAGTCTTTTTGGACGCGCCGAGTCGCACGTTACTTCGCTTCCCTCGCGCTGCTGATAGCAGCAGCCACAAGTTCGGCGGCTGATCCCGCCAGCGATCTGGAAGCCCATCTGGCAGCGGGCGAGTTTGCCCCGGCACGAGCATTAGCCAGCGCTAGTGATGGCGATGTGCGCGATGCTATGCTTGCCAAAATTGCCGCCGCACAGGTGGCGGCTGGTGCCAGGATTGCCGCAGCTGAAACCACCTTCGACATTGCCAGCGATTCGATGCGAAACGCGGCTTGGTCGCAGATCGCAAATGCTCGCTTCTCTCCTGGTGCAACGGCCCCCGGAGCTCGAGGTGGTGGAGCTCAGGCCGATTTCGATCCCTTAATCGAGCTCATTACCTCAACGATCTCCCCCACGAGCTGGGATGAAGTTGGTGGTCCCGGTTCGATCGATGGTTTTGCCGGCGGTGTTTATGTCGACCCGGCTGGGCTGATGAAACGAGTCGACGAATCCGCATCTCGCTCGCTGGCGATGGTACGTCGCGATGCTGCCACTGGCTCGAAGGCCGAACGAACAGCGGGCGATCCCCGCCGCGAATCCATTTTGCGTATGGTGTCGATCACACGACTCGAACGCGAAATCGCAATGCGACTTTCGCTCGGACAGCCGCTCGACGAATCGATGCGCACCCTCGCCGGAATGCGCCGTGTAAAGTACCTGCTCGTCTACCCTGAAACTGGCGATATCGTTCTCGCCGGACCGGCTGGTGATTGGCGTAGCGATGTCGAATCGCGGATGGTCTCCACCACCACCGGCGAGCCGATTGTGATGCTCGACGATTTTGTCGTTCTCCTTCGTCACGCACTTTCTAAAGAAGGTGTGTTTGGTTGCTCGATTACTCCGCGCCGAGAAGGTCTCGAGTCGATTCAGCAGACGATGACCAAGTGGTCGGCCAATCCTCTGAAGAACGCTCGAGAGCGGGAAAAGTGGCTCGGCGATCTTCGTAGTTCACTCGGCAAACAAGATGTCACCGTCTACGGAATTGATCCCCGTACCCAGGTGGCGCGTCTGC
This window of the Pirellula staleyi DSM 6068 genome carries:
- a CDS encoding aminotransferase class V-fold PLP-dependent enzyme, which produces MSTAALTHTAATHWNLRPGVTYLNHGSFGPSPASVLTAKHAWQRALDEEPMDFFTRQLEPAYAQTCEALGQMLETNPSNLVLVDNATAGMNVIADSFPLEENQQVILPTHEYGAVERIWKRRCQEKKALLVPARLPARIESIEQVIDAIFAVATRQTKLLVVSHITSATAITLPIAEIAAEAKRRGIAVAVDGPHALVQVDVHPEKLGVDYYTASCHKWMCAPLGSGCLWVAPQWHATIRVPQLSWGRLLPEDRLTWRDEFLWGGTRDYGSWLGIAAAIEFWKQIGVETFREHARRLSHYTREKLAPLVEGTPITPAGEPWNLSMVHLPIRFGDRRVLQAKLFEVGQIEVPIVEFEGRRFIRVSHHLYNNASQIDHLAAVLKKLLDEGF
- a CDS encoding lactate racemase domain-containing protein, with translation MDSSYPRIFRVRQAFDATRIEDVPGTTTAELQKLGLGQTIQPGSSVAITAGSRGIANIKWIIKSIVDHVRSLGAIPFIVPAMGSHGGGTAEGQRGLIEGYGITEEFLGCEIRSSMETVIVCQAAEGFPVHFDRHAFGADHVIVVGRIKPHTGFVGDIESGLMKMMLIGLGKHSGAKIYHRAIMNYSFGQILRSVAREVLAKCRIAAGVAIVENAFDETAKIEAIAPQHFEDREKELLVLAKAWIPRLPFPVCDLLLVDQIGKNISGAGMDTNVIGRKYNDHVAWEHEWPKVKRIAIRDLTEETHGNGTGVGISEFCRSRVIEKLDQKITRINCLTGGHPTAAMLPLDYSTDREILDAALPTIGLTPPENAKLMWIHNTLEVAELECSEVYYEEAQTRADLTILTEPRPLPFDEVGNLPDHV
- a CDS encoding CBS domain-containing protein → MQVRDILQTKGSAVLTCQPGDTLARVVELLVRYNIGSLVVRESKADRQPMLGIITERDLLRFAAEKRGTLENTFVADRMTRDPYICHASDELHHAMGLMTEHRIRHLPVIDGDQIVGIISIGDIVKAQHDELSRENHYLKSYLLG
- a CDS encoding (Fe-S)-binding protein; the encoded protein is MKLSLMITCLGDMFRPAAGEATVKLLKRLGHTLDFPRAQTCCGQPMFNSGYSDQAREVARHTIEVFEKCETIVVPSGSCAAMVKKEYPHLFEHDAVWGPRAAALASKTFELTDFLVNRLQVTDVGAKFNGQVACHFACHLRLLGQQHELPTLVSHVSGAKVVPLYHEDQCCGFGGSFAVRYPQVSGNMVDDKVRAILQSQADIVVSTDTGCLMNIGGRLHREGHPVEVVHIAELLDRR
- a CDS encoding serine protease; this encodes MTNTPAEIATGPSLPVRPRRTLLGFVLRSIVLLLLLAPVAYAVYVGAKTALSRGIPASPSGGNGRGTEAALRAPANVVASGTIQPLGVSGRGSTQLAEQILASVVILEEDGPSGLTPVGSGFVVGEHGKIVTSLHVAVEMTAGVARFQDGRVFEIEGYLGSSKVHDLAILQLKGATTGLVPLQLAKDEPAPLAPILAVGHPQGLAFSLADGAVSRVIATEEMPDASRQWVKTLTGTDTKSRWIQHTAKLSDGNSGGPLVNTQGEVLGVNTWVDRQTGFGYAIASRAIHELLEEVRDNPLPLVELATSEARLRSQLWNASASRLERLARDAKTMRYLPESDTDRQLLGELAWCITLANNPEQFAKTESKGEQFVDLARAADRAVADLKRYKWGDGVQLILVNEWAVSQVFRPHAGVFAFVVVRRMVEGARGEAALIVEIAGYQQELLLPLESKLDVPKPGTNLLIIGVNRDGQSVRYGDNPLQPRVAPVIYAPILLPLE